A genomic region of Erythrobacter sp. SCSIO 43205 contains the following coding sequences:
- a CDS encoding RidA family protein, which yields MSIENRLNELGIVLPEAAAPVASYVPVVVEGGFAYVSGQLPFVEGNLVTGRLGENVDLDGGMKAARACGLMILAQLKGAGVLENVSRVVKLGAFVNSTVDFTDQPKVANGASDLMLEVFGDAGRHARAAVSAPSLPLGAAVEVDAVVALRS from the coding sequence ATGAGCATTGAAAACCGATTGAACGAGCTTGGTATTGTTTTGCCTGAAGCAGCAGCCCCTGTCGCGAGCTACGTGCCTGTCGTCGTCGAAGGCGGCTTTGCCTATGTTTCGGGTCAGTTGCCTTTCGTGGAAGGAAATCTCGTGACTGGGCGACTGGGCGAAAACGTCGATCTTGATGGCGGTATGAAGGCTGCGCGCGCTTGCGGGTTGATGATCCTGGCCCAGTTGAAAGGCGCAGGGGTGCTTGAGAACGTAAGCCGCGTTGTGAAGCTTGGCGCTTTCGTCAATTCGACCGTTGATTTCACTGACCAGCCCAAAGTCGCCAATGGCGCCTCTGACCTGATGCTCGAAGTCTTCGGTGATGCGGGTCGCCATGCACGGGCCGCAGTGAGCGCACCGTCATTGCCACTAGGGGCGGCGGTGGAAGTGGACGCAGTTGTCGCCCTGCGCTCCTAA
- a CDS encoding HAD family hydrolase → MSRPLIISDCDEVILHMVAPFKVWLEETQGVEFNLGTGDFSKALRWRETGEFLAPEEIWKKLGGFFATEMDSQSPIAGSIHALNTLAEEADVVVLTNLVDANREKRAEQLAAHGLHAKVYTNQGPKGPAMAKIIEEFRPSRALFIDDLAQHHASVKEVTPHVKRLHFCGEPMISSAIPCAHKAGHAHARIDIWDEALPWLSQQLKEDAA, encoded by the coding sequence ATGAGCCGCCCACTGATTATCAGCGATTGTGATGAGGTGATCTTGCACATGGTTGCACCCTTCAAGGTGTGGCTTGAGGAAACACAGGGCGTCGAATTCAACCTTGGCACTGGCGACTTTTCCAAAGCGTTGCGTTGGCGCGAGACGGGCGAATTTCTTGCCCCTGAAGAGATTTGGAAAAAGCTCGGCGGCTTTTTTGCAACCGAGATGGATAGCCAAAGCCCTATCGCCGGCTCAATCCACGCCCTCAACACGCTGGCAGAAGAGGCCGATGTCGTTGTGTTGACCAATCTGGTTGATGCAAACCGTGAAAAGCGCGCGGAGCAATTGGCCGCACACGGGCTCCATGCAAAGGTGTACACCAATCAGGGACCAAAGGGCCCGGCAATGGCCAAGATCATCGAAGAATTTAGGCCCAGTAGAGCGCTGTTCATCGACGATCTGGCTCAGCATCACGCCTCTGTGAAAGAGGTTACGCCTCACGTCAAACGCCTTCATTTTTGCGGTGAGCCCATGATCTCATCGGCAATTCCTTGCGCTCATAAGGCAGGCCATGCCCATGCAAGGATTGATATATGGGACGAAGCTCTGCCTTGGCTCTCGCAACAACTGAAAGAGGATGCAGCATGA
- a CDS encoding DUF3572 family protein translates to MALAALGWILQDTDRAERYLSLTGLDPDALRAGLDDSTVLGSALEFLANHEPDLIRAAEALAVTPEELIEMQRILS, encoded by the coding sequence TTGGCTCTCGCTGCGCTTGGCTGGATCCTTCAGGATACTGACCGGGCCGAGCGCTATCTGTCGCTTACCGGGCTTGATCCTGATGCTCTTCGCGCGGGACTTGATGATTCAACCGTCCTGGGCTCAGCGCTTGAATTTCTGGCAAATCACGAACCAGACCTTATACGCGCTGCCGAAGCGCTGGCGGTGACGCCGGAGGAATTGATCGAAATGCAAAGGATATTGTCCTGA
- a CDS encoding response regulator: MTKRIMVVEDNDLNRKLFCDVLQAQGFEVEPIADGHEVLDKARIAVPDLIIMDIQLAGVSGVDLIEAAKKDPALREIPVLAVTAFAAKGDEERIREAGATGYLSKPVSIIPFMNAVKDLLPN; the protein is encoded by the coding sequence ATGACAAAGCGAATTATGGTTGTTGAGGATAACGACCTCAACCGGAAATTGTTCTGCGATGTCTTACAGGCGCAAGGTTTCGAGGTGGAGCCTATCGCTGATGGGCATGAGGTGCTGGACAAGGCGCGCATCGCTGTTCCTGATCTTATCATCATGGATATTCAGCTTGCAGGGGTTTCTGGCGTTGATTTGATCGAGGCGGCGAAAAAAGACCCGGCCTTGCGCGAGATTCCGGTTTTGGCGGTCACGGCATTTGCAGCCAAGGGCGATGAGGAACGAATCAGGGAAGCAGGGGCAACCGGCTATTTATCGAAACCTGTGTCGATCATTCCGTTTATGAACGCAGTGAAAGACCTTTTGCCGAATTAA
- a CDS encoding Pycsar system effector family protein, protein MAITVARVIWGTKYMAQGGIDLAQAGADGATARREEPPRTFSNHAIHLVRTAQVQTLSLSSMADNKASILIGATFVVFSMSITNLFGGGATWAVLSLAATAFISSLFAVLSVIPSVPKAPEDKKHFNYLFFGHYVALETDEWIEDMLERFETDEGLFRTMLTDIHQGGQVLAAKKYKYLNYAYRTFVWGVFVTWIVFAYENLVL, encoded by the coding sequence GTGGCAATCACGGTTGCACGGGTGATATGGGGCACGAAATATATGGCACAAGGCGGGATAGATTTGGCACAAGCCGGGGCTGACGGTGCAACAGCCCGGCGCGAGGAACCACCGCGCACATTTTCAAATCATGCGATCCATTTGGTCAGAACGGCTCAGGTTCAAACCCTGTCGCTCTCTTCGATGGCAGATAATAAGGCTTCGATCCTGATTGGTGCGACGTTTGTCGTCTTCTCAATGTCGATCACCAATCTTTTTGGCGGCGGCGCGACTTGGGCGGTTTTGTCACTGGCGGCGACGGCGTTTATCTCCTCCCTTTTTGCGGTCCTGTCGGTCATCCCTTCTGTGCCGAAGGCGCCCGAGGATAAAAAGCACTTTAACTATCTGTTTTTCGGGCATTACGTCGCGCTAGAAACGGATGAATGGATTGAGGATATGCTCGAAAGGTTCGAAACCGATGAAGGTCTGTTTCGCACCATGTTGACCGACATTCATCAAGGCGGTCAGGTGCTGGCAGCCAAGAAGTACAAATACCTCAATTACGCCTATCGCACCTTTGTATGGGGCGTGTTTGTGACCTGGATTGTCTTCGCTTACGAAAACTTGGTGCTTTAA
- a CDS encoding acyl carrier protein yields the protein MTEAEVDERIRALIEPFNKKGVTIENSTTFANDLEFDSLTVMDFVAEIEDEFDIIISMNQQAEIENYGQLVTAVHKLQDS from the coding sequence ATGACCGAAGCCGAAGTCGACGAACGCATCCGCGCTCTGATCGAACCCTTCAACAAGAAGGGCGTAACAATCGAAAACAGCACCACCTTTGCCAACGATCTTGAGTTTGACAGCCTCACCGTCATGGATTTCGTGGCCGAGATTGAGGACGAGTTCGACATCATCATCAGCATGAACCAACAGGCAGAGATTGAGAATTACGGCCAATTGGTAACGGCAGTGCACAAGTTGCAGGATAGCTGA
- a CDS encoding aminotransferase class I/II-fold pyridoxal phosphate-dependent enzyme codes for MTDTATAPKGDLFSKFDELIQLREGLLATGVEDPYNLVMEKVLSPTRAICNGRDTILLGTYNYMGMTFDPDVLEAGKDALENFGSGTTGSRVLNGTYQGHKECEEALKEFYGMDHAMVFSTGYQANLGIISTIAGKGDYVILDIDSHASIYDGCAMGNAEIVPFRHNDIEALEKRLRRLPEDAGKLVVLEGVYSMLGDVAPLKEMVALSKKYGAMVLVDEAHSMGFIGENGRGVCEEQGVIDDVDFIIGTFSKSVGTVGGFCVSNHPKFDVMRLVCRPYVFTASLPPSVVATAATSIRKLMHGANKRAHLWENSRTLHKGLTDLGFKLGTDTPQSAIIAVIMPDLEQGAMMWEALLKEGLYVNLARPPATPAGMTLLRCSLCAEHSADEVQTILSMFERAGKAVGII; via the coding sequence ATGACTGACACTGCCACTGCGCCCAAAGGCGACCTATTTTCCAAGTTTGATGAACTGATCCAGCTACGCGAAGGCTTGCTCGCGACTGGCGTGGAAGACCCTTACAATCTTGTCATGGAAAAGGTGCTCTCGCCGACCCGCGCGATTTGCAATGGGCGTGATACTATCCTGCTCGGCACCTACAATTACATGGGCATGACGTTCGACCCGGACGTGCTTGAGGCGGGCAAGGACGCATTGGAAAACTTTGGTTCAGGCACCACTGGAAGCCGCGTTCTTAATGGCACCTATCAGGGTCATAAGGAATGCGAAGAAGCGCTCAAAGAATTTTACGGGATGGACCATGCGATGGTCTTCTCAACCGGCTATCAGGCAAACCTCGGGATCATTTCCACGATCGCTGGCAAAGGCGATTATGTCATCCTCGACATCGACAGCCATGCGTCGATCTACGATGGCTGCGCGATGGGCAATGCTGAAATCGTTCCCTTTCGCCATAATGATATTGAGGCGTTGGAAAAACGCCTGCGCCGTTTGCCAGAGGATGCTGGCAAGCTGGTTGTTCTTGAGGGCGTCTATTCGATGCTGGGCGATGTCGCTCCGCTTAAAGAGATGGTTGCGCTGTCCAAGAAATATGGCGCCATGGTGCTGGTCGATGAAGCGCACTCGATGGGTTTTATCGGAGAAAACGGGCGCGGCGTTTGCGAAGAGCAGGGCGTGATTGACGACGTCGATTTTATTATCGGCACGTTCTCAAAAAGCGTCGGCACGGTCGGCGGTTTCTGTGTGTCAAACCACCCGAAATTTGACGTGATGCGTCTTGTTTGCCGTCCTTACGTTTTTACAGCGTCGCTGCCGCCAAGCGTGGTTGCCACCGCTGCGACTTCGATCCGCAAACTGATGCACGGCGCAAACAAGCGTGCGCATCTTTGGGAGAATTCCCGCACTTTGCATAAGGGGTTGACCGATCTTGGCTTCAAACTCGGCACAGACACCCCCCAAAGCGCGATTATCGCGGTCATTATGCCTGATCTTGAGCAAGGCGCGATGATGTGGGAGGCGCTTTTGAAAGAGGGTCTTTATGTGAACCTTGCCCGGCCTCCAGCAACGCCTGCTGGGATGACGCTGCTGCGGTGTTCACTGTGTGCCGAACATTCAGCCGACGAAGTGCAGACCATCCTCTCCATGTTTGAGCGCGCCGGCAAAGCGGTTGGAATCATTTAA
- a CDS encoding enoyl-CoA hydratase/isomerase family protein, translating into MADPVLVKEDGAVATVTLNRPDRLNAMNETLIAALDGYFRELHDRHDIRIVVLKAAGRAFCAGLDLEAWRPAEGVGSVQHTWRTQRSIATVMQLMRSCPQPIIALAQGAACGGGLSLLLSSDIRFCTPDFRMNAAYIKIGLGGCDMGSSYFLPRLVGSSLASEMILTGRFVDSARALSNGFVSAVVEADRLGSAAQEIIDEMLLTAPMGLRLSKDALNRNIDAPGFEAALALEDRQQVLLSQTEDSTEAQRAFLEKRKPDYRDR; encoded by the coding sequence ATGGCAGATCCGGTTCTGGTCAAAGAAGACGGTGCGGTTGCAACCGTCACGCTGAACCGCCCGGATCGTTTGAACGCCATGAATGAGACGCTGATCGCAGCGCTCGATGGCTATTTTCGTGAGCTCCATGATCGCCACGACATCCGCATCGTCGTTTTGAAAGCAGCGGGCCGCGCATTTTGTGCAGGGCTCGATCTGGAAGCTTGGCGCCCAGCTGAGGGGGTTGGCTCGGTTCAGCACACCTGGCGCACCCAGCGTAGCATAGCGACGGTCATGCAGCTGATGCGTTCATGCCCTCAACCGATCATCGCCTTGGCGCAAGGGGCCGCGTGCGGCGGGGGACTATCGCTTCTGCTGTCGAGCGACATCCGCTTTTGCACGCCCGATTTTCGGATGAATGCAGCTTACATCAAGATCGGGCTTGGCGGCTGCGATATGGGGTCGAGTTACTTTCTTCCGCGCCTCGTGGGATCATCTCTCGCCTCTGAGATGATCCTTACCGGTCGTTTTGTTGATTCTGCGCGTGCACTTTCAAACGGGTTTGTAAGCGCTGTGGTTGAAGCCGACCGTTTGGGTTCCGCTGCGCAAGAAATCATCGACGAGATGCTATTAACCGCGCCTATGGGTCTTCGGCTTAGCAAGGATGCGCTCAACCGGAATATCGATGCCCCCGGTTTCGAAGCGGCGCTGGCGCTTGAAGATCGCCAGCAAGTGCTTCTTTCACAAACTGAAGATTCAACCGAAGCGCAGCGCGCCTTTCTGGAAAAGCGCAAACCCGATTATCGGGATCGCTAA
- a CDS encoding YqaA family protein has product MAWLRGLYNWTLEKAAHPHAVWWLAFFSFIESSFFPIPPHPLLGLMCLAEPKKAIRFAAICTLASVAGGLLGYGIGYFLYEAVGAWVIGLLGLTESFPVAACYIREQGAMAVFFAAGTPVPFKLMTITAGFIEMNLATFTLAALAGRSLIFMVVGILFQIFGAPIKAIIDKYLGLLTTLFVVLVVGGFVLFTQLASSDEDTGEAHICDTATNVRGS; this is encoded by the coding sequence ATGGCTTGGCTCAGAGGTTTGTACAATTGGACGCTCGAAAAGGCGGCGCATCCTCATGCGGTTTGGTGGCTGGCGTTCTTCAGCTTCATCGAATCGAGTTTCTTCCCAATTCCTCCCCACCCCCTGCTTGGCCTGATGTGTCTGGCTGAGCCCAAAAAAGCGATCCGTTTTGCAGCGATCTGCACGCTTGCATCGGTCGCGGGCGGATTACTCGGCTACGGCATCGGGTATTTCCTTTATGAAGCCGTGGGCGCATGGGTGATTGGTCTATTGGGGCTTACAGAGAGCTTCCCGGTCGCGGCGTGCTACATCCGTGAGCAGGGGGCGATGGCGGTTTTCTTTGCCGCAGGCACTCCGGTGCCTTTCAAGCTAATGACCATTACCGCCGGGTTTATCGAAATGAACCTTGCGACCTTTACTTTGGCTGCGCTTGCTGGACGATCGCTCATCTTCATGGTGGTCGGCATTCTGTTCCAGATCTTCGGCGCGCCGATCAAGGCGATTATCGACAAATATCTGGGCTTGCTCACCACGCTTTTTGTCGTGCTTGTCGTCGGTGGCTTCGTGCTGTTCACCCAATTGGCCAGTAGCGATGAGGATACAGGCGAGGCGCATATCTGCGATACGGCAACCAATGTCAGAGGCTCTTGA
- a CDS encoding terminase large subunit domain-containing protein — translation MSERFDWILSAPPETRDRVVAALNADERKEFDWHWFMQAREPQLPPSGDWRTWLILAGRGFGKTRAGAEWVRMVAEENCEARIALISSSLSEARSVMVEGESGLLACCSPESQPVFEASLRRVRFPNGAQAQLFSAAEPESLRGP, via the coding sequence GTGAGTGAACGGTTCGATTGGATATTGTCTGCACCGCCTGAAACGCGCGACCGGGTGGTTGCTGCGCTCAACGCTGATGAACGCAAGGAATTCGATTGGCATTGGTTCATGCAAGCGCGCGAACCCCAATTGCCGCCATCTGGTGATTGGCGCACCTGGTTGATCCTTGCCGGACGAGGTTTCGGCAAAACCAGAGCCGGCGCTGAATGGGTGCGCATGGTTGCAGAAGAGAATTGCGAGGCGCGCATTGCGCTTATCTCGTCCTCATTATCAGAAGCACGTTCCGTTATGGTCGAAGGAGAAAGTGGTTTGCTTGCCTGCTGTTCTCCTGAGAGCCAACCTGTTTTCGAAGCATCCTTGCGCCGTGTGCGGTTTCCCAATGGAGCGCAGGCGCAATTGTTTTCTGCCGCTGAACCAGAGAGTTTGCGCGGGCCCTAA
- a CDS encoding DUF2793 domain-containing protein, translated as MERRRNCFLPLNQRVCAGPNSVTPAGQAQKEPFINHAFSAIDALLTGVIDDSLATPPSEPIEGSRYRILDNATDEWQGRDGAIAIHVGGAWEYIAAQEGMSVFDTSARTTYFFTDTWTAAVTPAAPSGGSVIDVEARAVLASLIEALETAGIFERPL; from the coding sequence ATGGAGCGCAGGCGCAATTGTTTTCTGCCGCTGAACCAGAGAGTTTGCGCGGGCCCTAATTCAGTCACGCCTGCAGGACAGGCGCAGAAGGAGCCATTTATCAATCATGCATTTTCCGCAATTGATGCACTTTTAACCGGGGTGATTGACGATTCGCTTGCAACACCCCCCTCCGAGCCGATTGAAGGTTCACGCTATCGCATTCTCGATAATGCTACCGACGAATGGCAGGGGCGCGATGGCGCAATCGCCATTCATGTGGGCGGCGCTTGGGAATATATAGCCGCGCAAGAGGGTATGAGCGTCTTTGATACCAGTGCTCGAACAACCTATTTCTTTACAGACACTTGGACAGCAGCTGTGACACCAGCGGCTCCCTCCGGTGGAAGTGTGATCGATGTCGAAGCAAGAGCAGTGCTGGCAAGCCTGATTGAGGCCCTTGAAACGGCGGGGATTTTTGAAAGGCCTCTGTAG
- a CDS encoding OmpA family protein, protein MRNFVIGLAMASTALTTPAMAREGQWYIQGDAGAMIVEDVDFDINGTPDQAISSHDTGFDLGAAVGYDFGGFRLETETSYRRAALENVEAGSAGLPLNFTGDGGVNFFGQETRPATGTSSALSFMVNGLLDFGDDDGLQGFAGGGVGIARVDYEGRVNQNGPGVWDDSDTGFAYQLLAGIRSPLSDSWDVGLKYRYFVAPGVDIIDPVGRDLSSTFVTHSLLGTLTYNFGGETPPPPPPPPPPPPPPPPPPPPPPPPPPPPPCNTGPYIVFFDFDESVITADAATILDNAVTAYANCGTAAVMLAGHTDRAGSVSYNEALAARRNASVTDYLTGRGIPGARISSEAFGESQPRVPTADGVRELQNRRVEVTYGPGSGM, encoded by the coding sequence ATGCGCAATTTCGTCATTGGTTTGGCGATGGCTTCAACGGCTCTGACAACACCGGCCATGGCCCGCGAGGGCCAGTGGTACATCCAAGGTGATGCCGGTGCGATGATCGTTGAGGACGTCGATTTTGATATTAACGGCACTCCGGATCAGGCTATTTCTTCGCACGACACAGGTTTCGACCTTGGTGCGGCTGTTGGCTATGACTTCGGTGGTTTCCGTCTCGAGACTGAGACAAGCTATCGTCGTGCAGCTCTCGAAAACGTCGAGGCAGGCTCGGCCGGCCTTCCGCTCAACTTCACCGGCGACGGTGGCGTGAACTTCTTCGGTCAGGAAACTCGTCCTGCAACGGGTACGTCAAGCGCTCTGAGCTTCATGGTGAACGGGCTTCTCGACTTTGGTGATGACGACGGACTGCAAGGCTTTGCTGGCGGTGGTGTCGGTATCGCTCGCGTCGATTACGAAGGCCGCGTCAATCAGAATGGCCCAGGTGTATGGGACGATTCGGACACTGGCTTTGCGTATCAGCTGCTTGCTGGTATCCGTTCACCACTCAGCGACAGCTGGGATGTTGGTCTGAAGTATCGTTACTTTGTGGCTCCAGGCGTTGACATCATCGATCCGGTTGGCCGCGATCTGAGCTCGACCTTCGTCACTCACTCGCTGCTTGGCACGTTGACGTACAACTTCGGTGGCGAAACTCCGCCGCCTCCACCGCCACCGCCGCCACCTCCGCCTCCACCGCCACCGCCGCCGCCGCCACCTCCACCGCCTCCACCGCCGCCGCCGTGCAACACTGGCCCTTACATCGTCTTCTTTGATTTCGATGAGTCGGTGATCACTGCAGACGCAGCGACGATCCTGGACAACGCGGTTACGGCTTACGCGAATTGCGGTACTGCTGCGGTCATGCTTGCTGGTCACACCGACCGTGCAGGTAGCGTCTCTTATAACGAGGCACTTGCAGCACGTCGTAACGCCAGCGTGACCGATTATCTTACCGGCCGTGGCATCCCAGGCGCTCGTATTTCGAGCGAAGCATTCGGCGAATCGCAACCACGCGTACCAACCGCTGACGGTGTTCGCGAATTGCAAAACCGCCGCGTGGAAGTCACTTACGGTCCAGGTTCTGGAATGTAA
- a CDS encoding MFS transporter — protein sequence MSDNTAVPTGADDQAPVSLSDAEVPAYSWYALSVLVLIYVLNFIDRQILSILANDIKADLGVDDAYLGFLYGTAFAIFYALFGIPLGKLADSWKRVRLMTLGLSLWSAMTALSGFAKDAGQLTVARIGVGVGEATASPSAYSLISDWFPARLRATALAIYSSGLYIGGGISLAIGGMVVDRWNQTFPDGGPLGLAGWQAAFIAVGLPGLLLAVWVMTLREPVRGAIDGIETPEDPHPFRGFVRELTTVIPGFTFFGAGARGVGALMINIAVLLLMLAVGHGLTLVLDTGQGFIMEAIANGSGIAVPAITDQWLLLAIGYYAVFSWACALRVRDYPTFALTWGSPAFLCTILGYSTVSFAAYAASYWGAPYAERVFEVSKGSLGFWLGGGGAVGGFLGVILGGRMADLLLAKTSAGRIWVVMFGLLSPLPFAYVQYTTESYWLFIALNIVVGGLAASALGAAAAASQALVLPRMRGTATATFFLATTLVGLALGPFTAGYVSTINSDNLSVGVLSTLWIAPIGLVLLIAALKLTPEASRTVVSRAAAAGEVVDRNDPNFS from the coding sequence TTGAGTGACAATACTGCTGTGCCGACAGGGGCAGACGATCAGGCCCCCGTCAGCCTAAGCGACGCCGAGGTTCCGGCATACAGCTGGTATGCGCTGAGCGTTTTAGTGCTGATCTATGTCCTCAACTTCATTGATCGCCAAATTCTCTCCATCCTTGCTAACGATATCAAGGCCGATCTTGGTGTCGATGATGCCTATCTGGGCTTTCTTTACGGCACCGCGTTTGCGATCTTTTACGCTCTTTTCGGGATACCGCTTGGCAAGTTAGCTGACAGTTGGAAAAGAGTTCGCTTGATGACCCTGGGGTTATCGCTGTGGTCAGCGATGACGGCTCTATCGGGATTTGCAAAAGATGCAGGGCAGCTGACCGTAGCACGCATTGGCGTCGGGGTCGGCGAGGCAACCGCAAGTCCTTCAGCCTATTCGCTGATATCGGATTGGTTTCCCGCCCGCTTACGCGCTACTGCGCTCGCGATCTATAGCTCTGGCCTTTACATCGGCGGCGGGATTTCGCTCGCGATTGGCGGCATGGTTGTTGATCGATGGAATCAGACATTCCCCGATGGCGGCCCGCTTGGGCTTGCTGGTTGGCAAGCGGCCTTCATAGCCGTTGGCTTGCCCGGATTGTTGCTCGCTGTGTGGGTGATGACCCTTCGGGAACCCGTGAGAGGCGCAATTGACGGAATTGAGACGCCTGAGGATCCTCATCCGTTTCGCGGCTTTGTGAGGGAGCTTACCACTGTGATCCCCGGTTTCACCTTTTTTGGGGCTGGTGCTCGCGGGGTTGGAGCTTTGATGATTAACATTGCTGTGCTTTTGCTCATGCTTGCAGTCGGTCACGGCCTGACCTTGGTACTCGACACCGGGCAAGGCTTTATTATGGAGGCGATTGCAAATGGCTCTGGTATCGCGGTGCCAGCCATCACTGACCAATGGCTTTTGCTCGCAATTGGCTATTATGCCGTTTTCAGCTGGGCTTGCGCACTGCGCGTCCGTGATTATCCGACATTCGCTCTCACTTGGGGCTCGCCTGCATTTTTGTGCACCATTTTGGGCTACAGCACAGTTTCGTTTGCAGCCTATGCTGCAAGCTATTGGGGTGCCCCTTACGCGGAGCGTGTGTTTGAAGTTTCCAAGGGCAGCCTCGGCTTCTGGCTTGGCGGCGGCGGGGCGGTTGGCGGTTTTCTTGGCGTTATTCTCGGGGGTAGGATGGCCGATTTGCTGCTTGCCAAAACGAGCGCAGGCAGAATTTGGGTCGTCATGTTCGGGCTCTTGAGCCCATTGCCATTTGCATATGTGCAGTACACGACAGAAAGCTATTGGCTGTTTATCGCCCTGAACATCGTGGTTGGCGGTTTGGCCGCTTCTGCTCTGGGAGCCGCGGCTGCAGCGAGCCAGGCTCTTGTTCTTCCGCGTATGCGCGGTACTGCGACCGCAACATTCTTTCTCGCGACGACGCTGGTAGGCTTGGCTCTTGGTCCGTTCACTGCTGGTTACGTTTCCACGATCAACTCTGATAATTTGAGCGTGGGCGTGCTTTCAACCCTCTGGATTGCGCCAATTGGGTTGGTCTTGCTGATAGCGGCACTCAAGCTCACCCCGGAGGCTAGCCGGACGGTTGTGTCGCGTGCTGCGGCTGCTGGTGAAGTGGTTGACCGAAACGATCCGAATTTCAGCTAG
- the queC gene encoding 7-cyano-7-deazaguanine synthase QueC — MTSTQSPAIVLLSGGLDSMVSAARAIESGFAVHALTVNYGQRHRIELDRAQTIAERLSLASHTEVSLDLRAFGGSALTDDIDVPKSGVEDHIPVTYVPARNLVFLALTTACAEAKGARDIFIGVNALDYSGYPDCRPEFIESFAQTARLGTKAGVEGRPLAIHAPLQHMTKADIAKECIRLGLDPAWSWSCYDPTSEGHPCGKCDSCRLRKKGFAEAGIVDSTIYAD; from the coding sequence ATGACATCCACTCAATCACCGGCAATTGTCCTCCTATCAGGGGGGCTTGATTCCATGGTTTCGGCTGCACGGGCCATTGAAAGTGGCTTTGCGGTGCACGCTTTGACCGTCAATTACGGACAGCGTCACAGGATAGAGTTGGATCGCGCGCAGACAATCGCGGAGCGTCTGAGCCTTGCTAGCCACACCGAGGTTTCGCTGGATCTCAGGGCGTTCGGCGGCTCGGCTCTTACCGATGATATTGACGTCCCAAAGTCGGGGGTCGAGGATCACATCCCGGTCACCTATGTGCCTGCGCGAAACCTGGTATTTCTTGCCCTTACTACCGCCTGTGCAGAAGCCAAGGGTGCCCGTGATATTTTCATCGGTGTAAATGCGCTTGATTATTCAGGATACCCGGATTGCCGTCCTGAATTTATCGAAAGTTTTGCGCAAACAGCGAGGCTCGGCACCAAAGCTGGCGTTGAGGGGAGGCCGCTCGCTATCCATGCGCCTTTGCAGCATATGACAAAGGCCGACATAGCCAAAGAGTGCATACGGCTTGGATTGGACCCTGCGTGGAGCTGGTCGTGCTACGATCCCACTTCCGAGGGACACCCTTGCGGCAAATGCGATTCTTGTCGTTTGCGTAAAAAGGGTTTTGCCGAAGCAGGAATTGTCGATAGCACCATCTACGCGGACTGA